A genomic region of Pseudomonas sp. KU43P contains the following coding sequences:
- a CDS encoding F0F1 ATP synthase subunit epsilon has product MAMTVHCDIVSAEGEIFSGLVEMVVAHGNLGDLGIAPGHAPLITNLKPGPITLTKQGGAQEVFYISGGFLEVQPNMVKVLADTVQRAADLDEAQAQEALKAAENALNLKGADFDYGAAAARLAEAAAQLRTVQQMRRGK; this is encoded by the coding sequence ATGGCTATGACAGTCCATTGCGATATCGTCAGCGCGGAAGGAGAGATCTTCTCCGGCCTGGTCGAGATGGTGGTTGCGCACGGTAACCTGGGTGATCTTGGTATCGCTCCAGGCCACGCGCCGCTGATCACCAATCTGAAGCCTGGTCCGATCACGCTGACCAAGCAGGGTGGCGCCCAGGAGGTGTTCTACATCTCTGGTGGTTTCCTCGAGGTTCAGCCGAACATGGTCAAGGTGCTTGCCGATACCGTGCAACGTGCTGCAGACCTGGATGAAGCTCAGGCTCAGGAAGCCCTCAAGGCTGCCGAGAACGCCCTGAATCTGAAAGGCGCGGACTTCGACTACGGCGCCGCCGCCGCACGTCTGGCCGAGGCCGCAGCCCAGCTGCGTACCGTCCAGCAAATGCGCAGAGGCAAGTAA
- the atpD gene encoding F0F1 ATP synthase subunit beta — protein MSSGRIVQIIGAVIDVEFPRDVVPSVYNALKVQGAETTLEVQQQLGDGVVRTIAMGSTEGLKRGLDVVDTGAAISVPVGKATLGRIMDVLGNPIDEAGPIGEEERRGIHQPAPSFADQAGGNDLLETGIKVIDLVCPFAKGGKVGLFGGAGVGKTVNMMELIRNIAMEHSGYSVFAGVGERTREGNDFYHEMKDSNVLDKVALVYGQMNEPPGNRLRVALTGLTMAEKFRDEGNDVLLFVDNIYRYTLAGTEVSALLGRMPSAVGYQPTLAEEMGVLQERITSTKEGSITSVQAVYVPADDLTDPSPATTFAHLDATVVLSRDIASLGIYPAVDPLDSTSRQLDPNVIGNEHYDTARGVQYVLQRYKELKDIIAILGMDELSESDKQLVARARKIQRFLSQPFFVAEVFTGSPGKYVSLKDTIAGFSGILKGDYDHLPEQAFYMVGSIDEAIEKAKKL, from the coding sequence ATGAGTAGCGGACGTATCGTTCAAATCATCGGCGCCGTCATCGACGTGGAATTCCCACGTGACGTCGTGCCGAGTGTTTACAACGCGCTGAAAGTACAAGGCGCGGAAACCACCCTCGAAGTTCAGCAGCAGCTGGGCGACGGCGTGGTTCGTACCATTGCGATGGGCTCCACCGAAGGCCTCAAGCGCGGTCTGGATGTCGTCGACACCGGCGCTGCCATTTCCGTTCCTGTTGGTAAGGCCACTCTGGGCCGTATCATGGACGTTCTCGGCAACCCAATCGACGAAGCCGGCCCGATCGGCGAAGAAGAGCGTCGCGGTATCCACCAGCCAGCGCCTTCGTTCGCTGACCAGGCAGGCGGCAACGACCTGCTGGAAACCGGCATCAAGGTTATCGACCTGGTTTGCCCGTTCGCCAAGGGTGGTAAGGTTGGTCTGTTCGGTGGTGCCGGTGTTGGCAAGACCGTAAACATGATGGAACTGATCCGTAACATCGCCATGGAACACAGCGGTTACTCCGTGTTCGCTGGTGTGGGTGAGCGTACTCGTGAGGGTAACGACTTCTACCACGAGATGAAGGACTCCAACGTTCTCGACAAGGTAGCGCTGGTCTACGGTCAGATGAACGAGCCACCAGGAAACCGTCTGCGCGTAGCGCTGACCGGCCTGACCATGGCCGAGAAGTTCCGTGACGAAGGTAACGACGTTCTGCTGTTCGTCGACAACATCTATCGTTACACCCTGGCCGGTACCGAAGTATCCGCACTGCTGGGCCGTATGCCTTCGGCAGTAGGTTACCAGCCGACCCTGGCTGAAGAGATGGGCGTTCTGCAAGAGCGCATCACCTCCACCAAGGAAGGTTCGATTACCTCCGTTCAGGCCGTATACGTACCTGCGGACGACTTGACCGACCCGTCGCCAGCGACCACCTTCGCCCACTTGGACGCCACCGTCGTTCTGTCCCGTGACATCGCCTCCCTGGGTATCTACCCAGCGGTCGACCCACTGGACTCGACTTCCCGTCAGCTGGACCCGAACGTGATCGGCAACGAACACTACGACACCGCTCGTGGCGTTCAGTATGTTCTGCAGCGCTATAAAGAGCTGAAGGACATCATCGCGATTCTGGGTATGGACGAACTGTCCGAAAGCGACAAGCAACTGGTAGCCCGTGCTCGTAAGATCCAGCGCTTCCTGTCGCAGCCGTTCTTCGTGGCCGAAGTCTTCACCGGCTCGCCAGGCAAGTACGTGTCCCTGAAAGACACCATCGCTGGCTTCAGCGGCATCCTCAAAGGTGACTACGACCACCTGCCAGAACAAGCGTTCTACATGGTCGGCAGCATCGACGAAGCGATCGAGAAAGCCAAGAAACTGTAA
- the atpG gene encoding F0F1 ATP synthase subunit gamma yields the protein MAGAKEIRSKIASIKSTQKITSAMEKVAVSKMRKAQMRMAASRPYAERIRQVIGHLANANPEYRHPFMIERPVKRVGYIVVSSDRGLCGGLNTNLFKALVKDMNVNREQGVEIDLCVIGSKGATFFRIFGGNVVAAISHLGEEPSINDLIGSVKVMLDAYLDGRIDRLSVVSNKFVNTMTQTPTVEQLVPLVATPDQDLKHHWDYLYEPDAKELLDGLMVRYVESQVYQAVVENNAAEQAARMIAMKNATDNAGDLIKELQLIYNKARQAAITQEISEIVGGAAAV from the coding sequence ATGGCAGGCGCAAAAGAGATTCGCAGTAAGATTGCGAGCATCAAAAGCACGCAAAAAATTACCAGCGCCATGGAGAAAGTGGCGGTCAGCAAGATGCGCAAGGCACAAATGCGCATGGCTGCTAGCCGTCCTTACGCGGAGCGTATCCGCCAGGTGATCGGTCATCTGGCCAACGCCAACCCGGAATACCGCCACCCGTTCATGATCGAGCGCCCTGTAAAGCGCGTCGGTTATATCGTGGTGAGCAGTGACCGTGGTCTGTGCGGTGGCTTGAACACCAACCTGTTCAAGGCCCTGGTCAAGGACATGAACGTAAACCGCGAACAGGGCGTGGAAATCGACCTGTGCGTGATCGGCAGCAAGGGTGCGACTTTCTTCCGCATCTTTGGCGGCAACGTCGTAGCCGCGATCAGCCACCTCGGCGAAGAGCCATCGATCAACGATCTGATCGGCTCCGTCAAAGTGATGCTGGACGCCTACCTCGACGGCCGTATCGATCGCCTCTCGGTGGTTTCGAACAAGTTCGTCAATACCATGACCCAAACTCCGACGGTCGAGCAGTTGGTACCGTTGGTGGCAACCCCGGATCAGGATCTCAAGCATCACTGGGATTACCTGTACGAACCCGACGCAAAAGAGCTGCTGGACGGCTTGATGGTGCGTTACGTGGAGTCGCAGGTTTACCAGGCGGTGGTCGAGAACAACGCTGCTGAACAAGCGGCCCGGATGATCGCCATGAAAAACGCCACAGACAACGCCGGTGATTTGATCAAAGAGCTTCAGCTGATCTACAACAAGGCGCGTCAGGCTGCGATCACCCAGGAGATCTCGGAAATCGTCGGCGGCGCTGCCGCGGTTTAA
- the atpA gene encoding F0F1 ATP synthase subunit alpha produces MQQLNPSEISEIIKGRIDNLDVSSQARNEGTVVSVSDGIVRIHGLADVMYGEMIEFPGGVYGMALNLEQDSVGAVILGAYDTLAEGMSAKCTGRILEVPVGKELLGRVVDALGNPIDGKGPLGNTQTDAVEKVAPGVIWRKSVDQPVQTGYKSVDAMIPVGRGQRELIIGDRQIGKTAMAIDAIINQKDSGIFCVYVAVGQKRSTVANIVRKLEENGALANTIVVVASASESAALQFLAPYAGCTMGEFFRDRGEDALIVYDDLSKQAVAYRQISLLLRRPPGREAYPGDVFYLHSRLLERASRVSEEYVEKFTNGAVTGKTGSLTALPIIETQAGDVSAFVPTNVISITDGQIFLESAMFNSGIRPAVNAGVSVSRVGGAAQTKIIKKLSGGIRTALAQYRELAAFAQFASDLDEATRKQLEHGQRVTELMKQKQYAPMSIADMALSLYAAERGFLTDVEVSKIGSFEQALIAFFNRDHAELMAKINVKGDFNDEIDAGLKAGIEKFKATQTW; encoded by the coding sequence ATGCAGCAACTCAATCCTTCCGAAATTAGTGAAATCATCAAGGGCCGCATCGACAACCTCGATGTGAGCTCCCAAGCCCGTAACGAAGGTACCGTTGTTTCGGTATCCGACGGTATCGTGCGGATCCACGGTCTGGCCGACGTCATGTACGGCGAAATGATCGAGTTCCCTGGCGGCGTCTACGGCATGGCCCTGAACCTGGAGCAAGACTCCGTAGGTGCAGTGATCCTGGGTGCCTATGACACCCTCGCCGAAGGCATGAGCGCCAAGTGCACCGGCCGCATCCTGGAAGTTCCGGTTGGTAAGGAACTGCTGGGTCGCGTCGTCGACGCACTGGGCAACCCGATCGACGGCAAAGGTCCTCTGGGCAACACCCAGACCGACGCGGTCGAGAAAGTAGCTCCAGGCGTGATCTGGCGTAAGTCGGTAGACCAGCCTGTACAGACTGGCTACAAGTCGGTCGACGCCATGATCCCTGTCGGCCGTGGCCAGCGCGAGCTGATCATCGGTGACCGTCAGATCGGCAAGACCGCCATGGCCATCGACGCCATCATCAACCAGAAAGACTCCGGTATTTTCTGTGTGTATGTTGCTGTCGGCCAGAAGCGCTCCACCGTTGCCAACATCGTTCGCAAGCTGGAAGAAAACGGCGCCCTGGCCAACACCATCGTGGTCGTTGCCAGCGCTTCGGAATCCGCCGCGCTGCAGTTCCTGGCTCCTTACGCCGGCTGCACCATGGGCGAGTTCTTCCGTGACCGCGGTGAAGACGCCCTGATCGTTTACGATGACCTGTCCAAGCAGGCCGTTGCCTACCGTCAGATCTCCCTGCTGCTGCGCCGTCCACCAGGACGTGAAGCTTACCCAGGTGACGTGTTCTATCTCCACTCCCGTCTGCTGGAGCGTGCATCGCGCGTTTCGGAAGAGTACGTCGAGAAGTTCACCAATGGCGCAGTCACTGGCAAGACCGGTTCCCTGACCGCCCTGCCGATCATCGAAACCCAGGCTGGCGACGTTTCCGCGTTCGTTCCGACCAACGTGATTTCCATCACCGACGGTCAGATCTTCCTGGAATCGGCCATGTTCAACTCGGGCATCCGCCCTGCAGTGAACGCCGGTGTTTCGGTATCCCGCGTAGGTGGTGCCGCTCAGACCAAGATCATCAAGAAGCTGTCCGGTGGTATTCGTACCGCTCTGGCTCAGTACCGTGAACTGGCTGCATTCGCCCAGTTCGCTTCCGATCTGGACGAAGCGACCCGCAAGCAGCTGGAGCATGGTCAGCGCGTAACCGAGCTGATGAAGCAGAAGCAGTACGCGCCGATGTCCATCGCGGACATGGCCCTGTCGCTGTACGCCGCTGAGCGTGGTTTCCTGACTGACGTAGAAGTCTCCAAGATCGGCAGCTTCGAGCAAGCACTGATCGCCTTCTTCAACCGTGATCACGCCGAACTGATGGCGAAGATCAACGTGAAGGGTGACTTCAACGACGAAATCGACGCAGGCCTGAAAGCCGGTATCGAGAAGTTCAAGGCCACCCAGACCTGGTAA
- a CDS encoding F0F1 ATP synthase subunit delta — MAELTTLARPYAKAAFEHAQAHQQLANWSAMLGLAAAVSQDDTMQRLLKAPRLTSAEKAATFIDVCGDKFNAQAQNFIHVAAENDRLLLLPEIAALFDLYKAEQEKSVDVEVTSAFALNQEQQDKLAKVLSARLGQEVRLHASEDASLIGGVVIRAGDLVIDGSVRGKIAKLAEALKS; from the coding sequence ATGGCAGAACTGACCACGTTGGCCCGACCTTACGCTAAGGCTGCCTTTGAGCATGCCCAGGCCCATCAGCAACTGGCCAATTGGTCAGCCATGCTCGGCCTGGCTGCTGCGGTGTCGCAAGACGACACCATGCAGCGCCTGCTCAAGGCCCCGCGACTGACGAGCGCAGAAAAGGCCGCCACGTTCATTGACGTGTGCGGTGACAAGTTCAATGCACAGGCACAGAATTTCATTCATGTTGCCGCGGAAAACGACCGTCTCCTGCTTCTGCCGGAGATTGCCGCCCTGTTCGACCTGTACAAGGCCGAGCAAGAGAAATCCGTGGACGTGGAAGTCACCAGTGCCTTCGCGTTGAACCAAGAACAGCAAGACAAACTCGCCAAGGTTCTCAGTGCACGGTTAGGCCAGGAAGTGCGCCTGCACGCGTCGGAGGATGCCAGCCTGATTGGCGGCGTCGTCATCCGCGCTGGTGACCTGGTAATCGATGGCTCTGTTCGCGGCAAGATCGCGAAACTGGCCGAAGCATTGAAATCTTGA
- a CDS encoding F0F1 ATP synthase subunit B, with amino-acid sequence MNINATLIGQSVAFLIFVLFCMKYVWPPVITALHERQKKIADGLDAANRAARDLELAQEKVGQQLREAKAQAAEIIEQSKKRAAQLVEEARDQARVEADRVKAQALAEIEQELNSAKDALRAQVGALAVGGAEKILGATIDQNAHAELVNKLAAEI; translated from the coding sequence GTGAACATTAATGCAACCCTGATTGGCCAATCCGTTGCTTTTCTGATTTTTGTACTCTTCTGCATGAAGTACGTATGGCCTCCGGTCATCACTGCTCTGCACGAGCGTCAAAAGAAGATTGCCGACGGCTTGGACGCTGCCAACCGCGCAGCTCGCGACCTGGAGCTGGCCCAAGAGAAAGTGGGTCAGCAACTGCGTGAAGCTAAAGCACAAGCAGCCGAAATCATTGAGCAAAGCAAGAAACGCGCTGCTCAGCTTGTCGAGGAAGCCCGTGATCAGGCCCGCGTCGAAGCTGACCGTGTGAAGGCTCAGGCTCTGGCCGAGATCGAACAGGAACTGAACAGCGCTAAAGACGCCCTGCGTGCCCAAGTGGGTGCCCTGGCCGTTGGCGGTGCTGAAAAGATCCTTGGCGCCACAATCGATCAAAACGCGCATGCGGAGCTGGTTAACAAACTGGCCGCTGAAATTTAA